One Pseudomonas brassicacearum genomic region harbors:
- the norV gene encoding anaerobic nitric oxide reductase flavorubredoxin yields the protein MSILVKNNIHWVGQRDWEVRDFHGTEYKCHKGSSYNSYLIREEKTVLIDTVDHRFSREFIQNLAMEIDLNTLDYIVINHAEEDHAGALTELMSLIPNTPIYCTANGVDSINGHHHHPEWDFHVVHTGDTLDVGNGKQLVFVETPMLHWPDSMMTYITGDAVLFSNDAFGQHYCDEHLFNDEVDQNELFDQCQRYYANILTPFSRLVIPKITEILGFNLPVDMIATAHGVVWRDNPTQIVHRYLEWAADYQEDRITLFYDTMSNNTRMMADAIAQGIHEVDPGVAVKIFNVSRHDKNEILTNVFRSKGVLVGSSTMNNVMMPKVAALLEEITGLRFRNKKASAFGSYGWNGGAVDRIQTRLMDAGFETTLTLKAKWRPDGDSLEVCRAHGREIARQWALQPSTQAQVARSAAAATAQAEPIADNGPRMQCSVCQWIYDPAIGEPMQDVQADTAWCDVPDYFLCPECSLGKSVFDELASEAK from the coding sequence ATGTCAATTCTCGTCAAGAACAACATCCATTGGGTCGGTCAGCGCGATTGGGAAGTGCGGGACTTTCATGGCACAGAATACAAATGCCACAAAGGTAGCAGTTACAACAGCTACCTGATCCGTGAAGAAAAGACCGTGCTGATTGATACGGTTGATCACAGGTTCAGCCGGGAGTTCATACAGAACCTGGCGATGGAAATCGACCTGAACACGCTGGACTATATCGTCATCAATCATGCCGAAGAGGACCATGCAGGGGCGCTGACAGAACTGATGTCGCTGATCCCGAATACGCCGATCTATTGCACCGCCAATGGCGTGGACTCGATCAACGGTCATCACCATCATCCAGAGTGGGATTTCCACGTCGTACATACCGGCGACACCCTGGATGTCGGCAATGGCAAACAGCTGGTTTTCGTGGAAACTCCGATGCTGCATTGGCCAGACAGCATGATGACGTACATAACCGGCGATGCCGTACTGTTCAGTAACGACGCCTTTGGCCAACATTACTGCGACGAACACCTGTTTAATGATGAAGTGGATCAAAACGAACTGTTCGATCAGTGCCAACGCTACTACGCCAATATCCTCACGCCATTCAGTCGTCTGGTCATTCCTAAGATTACCGAGATCCTCGGTTTCAATCTGCCGGTCGATATGATTGCCACCGCTCATGGCGTGGTGTGGCGTGATAATCCGACGCAGATTGTGCACCGCTATCTGGAATGGGCGGCGGACTATCAGGAGGACCGCATCACATTGTTCTACGACACCATGTCGAATAACACCCGCATGATGGCCGATGCCATCGCACAAGGCATTCACGAAGTTGATCCGGGTGTGGCGGTGAAGATTTTCAACGTCTCGCGCCACGACAAGAATGAGATTCTGACCAACGTGTTCCGCTCAAAAGGTGTTCTGGTGGGCTCGTCCACCATGAACAACGTCATGATGCCGAAAGTCGCCGCCCTGCTGGAGGAAATAACCGGGCTGCGTTTTCGTAACAAAAAGGCTTCGGCGTTTGGCAGTTACGGCTGGAATGGTGGGGCGGTAGACCGTATTCAGACACGCTTGATGGACGCTGGTTTTGAAACCACATTGACGCTCAAAGCCAAGTGGCGGCCAGACGGTGACTCGCTTGAGGTTTGCCGAGCTCATGGCCGCGAAATTGCTCGGCAATGGGCGCTGCAACCATCGACGCAAGCACAAGTCGCACGATCTGCCGCCGCCGCAACTGCCCAGGCAGAACCAATCGCGGACAACGGCCCGCGCATGCAGTGCAGTGTCTGCCAATGGATTTACGACCCGGCGATCGGGGAACCAATGCAGGATGTGCAGGCCGATACGGCCTGGTGTGATGTGCCTGATTACTTCCTGTGCCCGGAATGTTCACTGGGTAAATCGGTATTCGATGAGCTTGCTTCGGAGGCGAAATGA
- the norW gene encoding NADH:flavorubredoxin reductase NorW, with protein sequence MNKEIVIVGSGFAARQVVKNLRRLDAAVPIRLIAADSCDEYNKPDLSHVISLNQTADDMTRQSAAEFAEMYRLTLNAGCQLTAIDRENKRVSAGSEAFSYDKLILATGAQAIVPPIPGREWMVTLNSQQEYRHAQHALRAAERVLILGAGLIGSELAMDVNRAGKQVVLMDKSCSLLASLLPVEVSSRLQHRLCQMGVEMVFNQALESIEKRDDSLLATLSNGRQITTDVIIASIGLKPDTTLAAQAGLRVDRGIEVDERMCTSDPHIFAVGDCAQIQGKLLPFLQPIQLSAMTLASNVLGGDEQVKFPAMLVKIKTPEMPLHLAGETNRKDLQWQINLEAQGLVAKGLDMAGQLRAFVVSEDQMKQAFTLLRQLSL encoded by the coding sequence ATGAACAAGGAAATCGTCATTGTGGGCTCCGGCTTCGCTGCTCGTCAGGTGGTCAAGAACTTGCGCAGGCTCGATGCAGCGGTGCCCATTCGGCTGATTGCTGCAGACAGTTGCGATGAGTACAACAAGCCCGACCTGAGTCACGTCATCAGTCTCAATCAGACAGCGGACGACATGACTCGTCAGTCTGCGGCGGAGTTTGCCGAGATGTATCGGTTAACCCTGAATGCTGGTTGCCAGCTGACTGCAATTGATCGCGAAAACAAGCGTGTCAGCGCCGGCAGTGAGGCGTTCAGCTACGACAAACTGATTCTTGCCACGGGTGCGCAAGCCATCGTTCCGCCAATTCCCGGACGGGAGTGGATGGTGACTTTGAATAGTCAGCAAGAATACCGTCATGCACAACACGCTCTGAGAGCGGCAGAGCGCGTACTGATTCTGGGAGCCGGCTTGATTGGCAGTGAACTGGCAATGGATGTCAATCGTGCCGGAAAGCAAGTGGTACTGATGGATAAGTCCTGCAGCCTGCTGGCATCGTTGCTGCCTGTTGAGGTGAGTAGCCGCTTGCAGCATCGGTTATGCCAGATGGGGGTGGAAATGGTGTTCAACCAGGCTTTGGAATCCATTGAAAAGAGAGACGATAGCCTGTTGGCGACTTTGTCCAATGGCCGGCAAATCACCACCGATGTGATCATTGCCTCAATCGGATTGAAACCTGATACGACGTTAGCGGCGCAGGCTGGCCTACGGGTTGATCGTGGCATTGAAGTTGATGAACGCATGTGCACCTCTGACCCACACATATTTGCCGTTGGCGATTGCGCGCAAATCCAGGGCAAGCTGCTGCCGTTTCTACAACCCATTCAGTTAAGCGCCATGACCCTGGCGAGTAATGTGCTGGGTGGCGATGAGCAAGTGAAGTTCCCGGCGATGCTGGTGAAGATCAAGACCCCGGAAATGCCGCTGCACCTGGCCGGAGAAACCAACCGGAAGGACTTGCAATGGCAGATCAACCTTGAGGCACAGGGGCTGGTAGCCAAAGGGCTGGACATGGCAGGGCAGCTACGGGCGTTCGTCGTCAGTGAAGACCAAATGAAGCAGGCCTTTACATTACTACGGCAACTCTCGTTGTAA